A portion of the Sphaerochaeta pleomorpha str. Grapes genome contains these proteins:
- a CDS encoding alpha/beta hydrolase gives MAGKNKKPWRFHSKKAVVITVCMVVILLLILVLVYDGGTMKPLKDDQGNAIASSISEKIFVEINGTRLGMFIRSTNKDNPVLLFMHGGPGMPEYFLEEKYPTGLDSVFTVCWLEQRGAGLSYYPGMPAEEITVDQLVSDGIAVSSYLCNRFGKEKIYLMGHSWGSLIGVKMAGKAPGLYNAYIGIAQISDQYQSEVLAFDYMLDTYRREGNTRMAEKLEMYSPYMSQKKFEHYFVSGFRDTVMHDLGVGTMHAMHSVFSGIFIPVMTSNAYTLKEKINIWKAKSFLAKSTSLRKEMFGSKLPEQIKVLEIPTYFLSGVYDYTVSAILAKQFLSGITAPIKGFYTFDNSAHSPLFEESEKFVNIMLEDVLTGENNLSDKE, from the coding sequence ATGGCTGGCAAGAACAAAAAACCTTGGCGCTTCCATTCCAAGAAGGCAGTGGTAATCACGGTATGCATGGTGGTAATCCTGCTGCTTATTCTGGTGTTGGTATATGATGGAGGAACGATGAAACCCTTGAAGGATGACCAGGGAAATGCAATCGCAAGCAGTATTTCTGAAAAAATCTTTGTCGAGATCAACGGGACAAGACTTGGAATGTTTATCCGATCGACCAATAAAGATAATCCTGTCCTCCTGTTCATGCACGGGGGTCCTGGCATGCCCGAATATTTCCTCGAGGAGAAATATCCTACCGGATTGGATAGCGTCTTTACCGTTTGCTGGCTGGAGCAGAGGGGTGCAGGCCTTTCCTATTACCCAGGCATGCCTGCCGAGGAAATTACTGTGGATCAATTGGTTTCCGATGGCATAGCTGTCTCAAGCTACCTCTGCAACCGTTTCGGAAAGGAAAAAATCTATCTCATGGGGCATTCCTGGGGTTCTTTGATTGGTGTAAAGATGGCGGGGAAGGCCCCTGGGCTCTATAATGCCTATATTGGAATAGCGCAGATCTCCGATCAATACCAGTCAGAGGTACTGGCTTTCGATTATATGCTGGATACCTATAGAAGGGAAGGAAATACCAGGATGGCGGAAAAACTTGAAATGTATTCTCCCTATATGTCCCAAAAAAAGTTTGAACACTATTTTGTTTCCGGCTTTAGGGATACGGTGATGCATGACCTTGGTGTTGGGACAATGCACGCTATGCATTCGGTTTTTTCTGGGATCTTTATCCCGGTAATGACAAGCAATGCCTATACGTTGAAAGAAAAAATCAATATATGGAAGGCAAAGTCCTTTTTGGCGAAATCCACCTCACTGCGAAAAGAAATGTTTGGGTCAAAACTTCCTGAACAGATAAAGGTGTTGGAAATACCCACCTATTTTCTCAGTGGAGTGTACGACTACACGGTTTCGGCCATACTGGCAAAACAGTTTCTATCGGGAATTACTGCACCAATAAAAGGCTTTTATACCTTTGACAATTCTGCACACAGCCCTTTGTTCGAAGAGAGCGAAAAATTTGTCAATATCATGCTTGAAGATGTCCTGACCGGTGAAAATAATCTTTCCGATAAAGAATAA
- a CDS encoding heavy-metal-associated domain-containing protein: MRNASNPIEVRGYPFFTNFLQIAYRVWTMQSVSRWLKGFFKKTEKTVETNQMEHYPSKKLLIIEGMNCGHCTMKVKAELLEAEGVQRVQIDLTKKSALVEGFTLQNQALIHAVAIAGYQVTQILGH, translated from the coding sequence ATGAGAAACGCTAGCAATCCGATCGAAGTGAGAGGCTATCCCTTTTTTACCAATTTTTTGCAGATTGCGTACCGGGTTTGGACAATGCAGAGCGTTTCCCGCTGGCTCAAGGGCTTCTTCAAAAAAACTGAAAAAACGGTAGAAACCAATCAAATGGAGCACTATCCATCTAAAAAACTCCTTATTATCGAAGGGATGAACTGTGGCCATTGCACGATGAAGGTAAAGGCAGAGCTCCTGGAGGCAGAAGGGGTACAGAGGGTCCAGATTGACCTGACGAAAAAAAGCGCGCTGGTCGAAGGATTTACCTTGCAAAACCAAGCGCTTATCCACGCAGTCGCTATAGCCGGTTATCAAGTAACCCAGATACTGGGACATTGA